AAGCAAATTCAGCGCATCGGAAGCGAGCGCGCCATACCCGTGAACTTTCGGCTGCTCTGTGCCACCAACCGCAACCTTGCCGACGACGTGAAAGCCGAGCGCTTCCGCCAGGACCTGTTCTACCGCATCCACGTGTTCGAGATTAATGTCCCTCCGCTTCGTGATCGCCTCTCGGACATTCCCCTCCTGGTGGACCACTTCATTCAAAAGCACGCGAGCCGCATGAAACGGCCGCCGGTGAAAATCTCGCCCGCCGCTCTTGAGCTCCTTATGCAGCACAATTGGCCGGGAAACGTACGCGAGCTTGAAAACACGATCGAGCATGCGCTCGTGCTTACGACCGGAGACACCATACAGCCGGGGCCTATTTCGTGGAATCTTTCCGAGGCCCCAAACGGCGGTGCATCGGGACATTCCCTCGACAACGTCGAGAAACAGCACATCGGCAAAGTGCTGAAAGACATGAGAGGAAACGTCTCTCGCGCCGCGCGCGTCCTCGGCATTGACCGTACAACGCTTTACAAGAAGATCCAGAAATACGGCCTGGAAAAGTGACGAGGCCAAGGATCGTGCTCGTCGAAGTCTCGCCGGAGCCCATCCCGGTGTCGTTGGACGAATTGGGTGAGGACATTACGGCCGTCATGAACGGCTGGGAATGGACGACCGACCGCCTGGCGTTCGACGCCTACCACACGTTCGACGTAAAGCGCGGAAACTACGACTCGCTCCAGTTCCTGCACTGGCTGGAGGAACAAATGTCGGGAAGAACAACTCCCGGCGGCGCAAGCACGAAAACCATTGGGCTTACGACGTTGGATCTGGGACTCTCAGTTCTCACGTTCGTCTTCGGGCAGGCGTTCCTCGGTGGAAAAACGGCACTCGTGTCGACCCATCGTCTAAAGCCGGAATTATACGGCTTGCCCGCGGACGACGCCCTCTTCTACTCACGCGTCCTAAAGGAGTGCGTCCACGAGCTCGGCCATGCCATGGGCCTGCCTCATTGCCAGGAATCGTCCTGCATCCTTCGAGGTTCAACATATGTCGAGGAACTCGACATCCTTCCGACTGCATTCTGCTCACGATGCCAGGAGCGCATAGACGAGATAAATCTTTCTGCCGCAGGGCCTGAATAGCGGACTGTCGAAAAATACCACTACTGTTGGTTTTTCCCGCAACGCTCGTACAGAGGGGGATTCTGAATCTGCTTGAGTAGGTGTTGAGAACTACAACAATTCGTCACGCTGCTCTCTCCCGCCTAGTTTTCACGATTCCCTTTAAAATACCTTTTATTTTCCGATAGTTACAGGCACACCGTGTGCGGGTTGGCGCACATTGGCATAGCATTTGCAGTCTTAAGGGCGAGGTAACGAAACAATGTTGTACGAAAAAGTTTCAGAGAGCAAAACAAAACCCTTTACGAGGAGGTAATCACCATGGCCGTAGCATTAGTTGTCTTCACGTTCGCCGTTGCCGTTTTGGCAAGCAACCACAAAAGGATCGCGCACAAACCCGACCTGGACGAGGTGCAGAAATGGTCGTAACACTCGTCGTTCTCACGTTTGCCGTCGCGATCCTGGCCGGTAGCTTAAAAAAAATCGCGCATAACGCCAATCTAAAGGAGGTGCAGAAATGGTCGTAGCACTCGTCGTTCTGACGTTCGTCGCGTTCATCCTGTGGGATCATTACTACCGCCGCTCGGCGGTGCACGCAGCTTCCGAAGAGCGCGTCGTCGGGAGCGATCCGAATATGCCGTTTGGCGTAAGCGACGTGCACGTGCCGGATGGAGTGTTTCTGGGAAGGGGGCACATCTGGGCCCGCCTGGAACAAAACGGAGACATCTCTTTGGGCGTGGATGATTTCACCGCGAAACTGGTCGCGGGCGTGAAGAAAATCGAGACGCTCGCAAAGAACGTGCGCCTCTGTCGCGGCAAGCCCATCTTCTCGCTGCATGTGGGCGAAAGCAAGAAATTGGATTTCTTTGCGCCCTTCGAGGGACACGTGCTCGAGGTCAACCACAAGGTGCTCAGAAACCCTTCCCTGATTGCGCTGGACACCTACAGGAGCGGCTGGCTCATGAGAATCAGGGCTGTTCGACTCGCTTCGACGCTCAAGGTCCTTCGTCTCGCCGAAGACGCAAAGGAGTGGATGCGGGAGGAGATTATACGGCTGCGTGACTTTCTCTCCCGGCAGATGAACGGCACTTCAGCCGCTCCTGCGCTCACGGACGGCGGCCTTATACTTCCCGAGGCGTTTCTGCAAATGGGCGCCGAGGGATGGGAAGCTTTTCAGAAAGAATTTCTAGAAGACTACTAAGAAAGGAGAAGCTGCCTTGCACACACTTCAGGAATTTCTCACCTTAACGAAGGGCACGGAATATCTCGTCGCGGCGAGCTTTCTCGTGCTCTTCGCCATTTTCTGGCGCGTGCTCAACGCTACACCCAGAGTCAGAGCAACGGTCCGCGAACGGCTGTTCGCATTCGCGCCTGCCAATTTGCGCTTACCCGAAAACGTGTTCCTAACCGACGGGCACACGTGGCTCCGCCCGAACGAGGACGGAACGCTGGATGTGGGCCTGGACGACCTGTTGGGGAAGATTCTGGGCCGGGTGGACGCCATTGTGCCTCCGGTCTCCTCCACGGCGCGACGGGGGGACACCGCCTTCACGCTCCGATCGGGGAAGCGGGAACTCAGCCTTCGCATGCCCTTCGACGGCAAGATCGAGGCGGTCAATCCCAAGGTTCTCGACGCTCCCGAAACCGTTCGTGACGACGCCTACCGTGAGGGATGGGTGTTAAGGGTCAAGCCCGCCTCCATGGCTGCGGCGTTGCGTCCCATGAAAATCGCGGAGGATGCGAAAACGTGGCTGCGCCGCGAGGCTGAGCGCCTGCGGGACTTTCTGGTCACTTCCCTCGGCAGCACGCTTCAACCGTCTCAAGTGGCCCTCCAGGACGGCGGTGAAATCATGGAACGCGTTCTCGACCAGATCGACGACAAAGGATGGGAAAAGTTTCAAAAAGAATTCTTGGAATTTTCCCCAAAGGAGTCTCCCAAATGAAAGTGAAGCATTTAATAATTGCAGTATCGGTAGGGGCCGCGCTGTTCACGTTCGCTCTCACCGCCGAGAAGAACGCAACATCCGACTTGCCTGAAACTGTTCTTCTCGACGACATCGAAGGCCCCTACGATGTAGTCGAATTCCCCCACACGCTGCACGCTGAAATCTCGGAGTGCGGCGACTGTCATCACCACGGCAAGGAAAGCGGCCTCACCATCGCCTGCAAGGACTGCCATCTCCAGAGCAGCGCGGCGGCAGCCGAGACTCCTTCCTGCGGGAG
The DNA window shown above is from Acidobacteriota bacterium and carries:
- a CDS encoding cytochrome c3 family protein is translated as MKVKHLIIAVSVGAALFTFALTAEKNATSDLPETVLLDDIEGPYDVVEFPHTLHAEISECGDCHHHGKESGLTIACKDCHLQSSAAAAETPSCGSCHVTALPERTVDVSLLKGAYHRQCLSCHYEPGSGNKDCTAACHAEGAKRSAPSEEPSDKNE